From Scleropages formosus chromosome 1, fSclFor1.1, whole genome shotgun sequence, a single genomic window includes:
- the fez2a gene encoding fasciculation and elongation protein zeta-2 isoform X3: MAAPLAQFDEDWQDFNEFQPFSEGQGRLDEVNSNNVGDAAGLLDDFSELDNSFSGDGSSFRSVEDLVKDFEEKLAVCFRSCGGARTENVAPVVPITEESMLKDDEIWNALTDNYGNVMPVDWKTSHTRSLHLPTLNLMEKGKPENANLDLSDDEELREQLDMHSIIVSCINDEPLFTAEQVIEEIEEMMQESPDPEELEVPSQSDLSLLSQEMHTLQRSCTSSSYEERLKHLSVAELNELLEEVEADIRQHSEELIQQLALRDELDFEKEVKNSFISVLIDVQNKQKEHRELLKKRKKLRSGGAQQGRPERTHAPGTRFSMESFSTAIQNGFRNTFGSSGGDKQYLTTVIPYEKKGGPPSVEDLQILTKILQAMREDSDKVPSLLTDYILKALV; the protein is encoded by the exons ATGGCGGCGCCGTTGGCGCAGTTCGACGAGGACTGGCAGGACTTCAACGAGTTCCAGCCGTTCTCGGAGGGACAGGGCCGCCTGGACGAGGTGAACTCGAACAATGTCGGGGACGCGGCGGGCCTGCTGGACGATTTCTCCGAGCTCGACAACAGCTTCTCGGGCGACGGCAGCAGCTTCAGGTCCGTGGAGGACCTGGTGAAGGACTTCGAGGAGAAGCTCGCTGTTTGCTTCCGCAGCTGCGGCGGCGCCAGGACGGAGAACGTGGCCCCGGTGGTGCCGATCACAGAAGAGAGCATGTTGAAGGACGACGA GATCTGGAATGCTCTGACAGATAACTATGGCAACGTGATGCCGGTGGACTGGAAGACATCTCACACCCGGTCACTACACCTCCCCACCTTGAATCTAATGGAGAAAGGG AAGCCGGAGAACGCGAACTTGGACCTTTCGGATGATGAGGAGCTGAGGGAGCAGCTGGACATGCACTCGATCATCGTGTCCTGCATCAACGATGAGCCTCTCTTCACTGCCGAACAG GTGATTGAGGAGATTGAGGAGATGATGCAGGAGTCGCCAGACCCCGAGGAGTTGGAGGTCCCATCTCAGTCCGACCTCTCTCTCCTGTCCCAGGAGATGCACACGCTTCAGAGGTCCTGTACAAGTAGCAGCTATGAGGAGA GGTTGAAGCACCTGTCCGTGGCAGAGCTGAACGAGCTcttggaggaggtggaggcagACATCCGGCAGCACTCGGAGGAGCTGATCCAGCAATTGGCACTGAGAGATGAGCTGGACTTTGAGAAAGAGGTGAAGAACAGCTTCATCAGCGTTCTCATCGACGTGCAGAACAAGCAGAAGGAGCACCGTGAGCTcctgaagaagaggaagaagctCCGTAGCGGAGGAGCCCAGCAGGGCCGCCCAGAGAGAacacatgcaccaggaaca CGCTTCAGCATGGAGAGCTTCTCCACCGCCATTCAGAATGGCTTCCGCAACACGTTCGGCAGTTCTGGCGGGGACAAACAG TATCTAACTACCGTCATCCCCTACGAGAAGAAAGGAGGACCCCCATCGGTGGAAGACCTCCAGATTCTAACCAAGA TTCTGCAGGCCATGAGAGAGGACAGCGATAAGGTGCCAAGCCTTCTAACAGACTACATTCTCAAAG CTCTGGTGTGA
- the agbl5 gene encoding cytosolic carboxypeptidase-like protein 5 — MEFRFGSLIFSSKFDSGNLGHVVRVECNEPDAESAGSGTAVTGGSAGGSAGPPVGPPAGPLSSPDYEFNVWTKPDCAETEFENGNRSWFYFSVRGATPGKLIKINVMNMNKQSKLYSQGMAPLVKTLPVKTRWERVRDRPTFEMVDNQFILSFCHRFLEVRSTTTYFAFCYPFSYAECQDMLLQLDQKFVNSMHIGPNSPVDSVYYHRELLCYSLDGHRVDLITVSSCHGMMEEREPRLDKLFPDNCTPRSHKFMGKRVFFLSSRVHPGETPSSFVFNGFLNFILKQDDPRAQMLRKMFVFKLIPMLNPDGVVRGHYRTDSRGVNLNRQYLNPSFELHPSIYGAKAVLLYHHLQNRVGQGCPDWRTFASPLSSNLLSTKSSNHSNTNCLHPPEVSMSEIERSNNLRNEEGCDGELFPPIESSSHLEIPMLTEEDVKLWSAEDSERADLDCEDSWGVDGHCEENEGLKTSPPSEFMAPAECIPPQESGIAYYVDLHGHASKRGCFMYGNCLSEENEQVENLLYPKLISVNSAHFDFLGCNFSEKNMYAKDKRDGQSKEGSGRVAIHKAIGLIHSYTLECNYNTGRSVNTIPPACHDNGRATPPPPPAFPPKYTPEIFEQVGRAVAVAALDMAECNPWTRLILSEHSCLSNLRAWMLKHVRNSKGMNSNMKKNSTKPPAKGFSMGMTSSASETALNRSRSNSNGTTSGSSSSQQTSPQLKSSPSFTFGCSQALRASGPVVTTSCPPRGSHRALGPARESKAQEKRRPHHRPMLRNASSNPSSHQPSPACPPLSLPSFSPSSSGSTGFQKATSCPQSHASLGPCTIPASFSMAGLYSLQPPSFSKLLPSLQAMPKTNLLNKAFSKTLSPLLHQGLPPLAFLNDMSSSLGTGGSSGGQIGSATKE, encoded by the exons ATGGAGTTCCGGTTTGGGAGCTTGATTTTCAGCTCCAAATTTGACTCTGGCAACTTGGGCCACGTTGTGAGGGTGGAATGCAATGAGCCAGATGCGGAATCGGCCGGAAGTGGCACGGCTGTAACGGGGGGATCGGCGGGGGGATCGGCAGGGCCACCGGTGGGGCCACCGGCGGGGCCGCTCTCCTCCCCAGATTATGAGTTCAATGTCTGGACGAAACCTGATTGTGCGGAGACTGAATTTGAAAATGGGAACAG gtcCTGGTTCTACTTCAGTGTCCGAGGAGCAACTCCTGGAAAACTGATTAAAATCAATGTCATGAATATGAACAAGCAGAGCAAGCTGTATTCCCAGGGAATGGCCCCTTTGGTAAAAACTTTGCCTGTCAAGACACGGTGGGAGAGGGTACGTGATCGGCCAACGTTTGAG atggtGGACAACCAGttcattctttctttctgccaTCGCTTCTTGGAAGTTCGTAGTACTACAACATATTTTGCTTTCTGCTACCCTTTTTCCTATGCTGAATGCCAAGATATGTTACTACAGTTAGATCAGAAGTTTGTCAACTCCATGCACATTGGCCCAAATAG TCCTGTGGATTCTGTGTATTACCACCGTGAGCTGCTCTGCTACTCTCTTGATGGCCACAGAGTAGATCTCATCACCGTCAGTTCGTGCCATGGAATGATGGAAGAGAGAGAGCCCAGGCTAGACAAGCTATTCCCTGACAACTGCACACCTCGCTCTCACAAGTTCATGGGCAAAAGA gtATTTTTCCTCAGCAGTCGGGTTCACCCAGGGGAAACACCATCCAGCTTTGTGTTCAATGGTTTCCTCAATTTCATCCTGAAGCAGGATGATCCTCGTGCACAAATGTTAAGGAAGATGTTTGTCTTCAAGCTGATCCCAATGCTTAATCCTGATGGAGTTGTGCGTGGACACTATAG AACCGATTCCAGGGGAGTGAACCTTAACCGCCAATACCTCAATCCTAGTTTTGAACTACACCCGTCAATATATGGTGCCAAAGCTGTTCTACTGTATCATCACCTGCAAAATCGTGTTGGGCAAGGCTGTCCAGATTGGAGGACTTTTGCCTCTCCTCTTTCCTCCAACTTACTGAGCACAAAATCTTCTAACCATTCCAACACCAACTGCCTGCATCCACCTGAGGTCTCTATGTCGGAGATTGAGAGGAGTAACAACCTGAGAAATGAGGAGGGGTGCGACGGGGAGCTCTTTCCTCCTATTGAGAGCTCCAGTCATTTGGAGattcccatgctgactgaggaggACGTCAAGCTGTGGAGCGCAGAGGACTCGGAGAGGGCAGACCTCGACTGTGAGGACAGCTGGGGTGTTGATGGCCACTGCGAAGAAAACGAGGGGCTAAAAACATCTCCTCCTTCCGAGTTCATGGCGCCTGCAGAGTGCATTCCCCCGCAGGAGAGTGGAATTGCCTACTACGTGGACCTTCATGGGCACGCCTCCAAGAGGGGCTGCTTCATGTATGGCAATTGTCTGTCTGAGGAAAATGAGCAA GTTGAGAACTTGCTGTATCCAAAGCTGATATCTGTGAACTCAGCACATTTTGACTTCCTGGGTTGCAATTTCTCTGAGAAGAACATGTATGCCAAAGATAAGCGGGATGGCCAGTCTAAAGAAGGAAGTGGTCGTGTGGCAATCCACAAAGCCATTGGGCTTATTCATAG CTATACGCTTGAGTGTAACTATAATACTGGACGCTCTGTGAACACTATtcctccagcttgccacgataATGGCCGAGCaacccctccaccaccccccGCCTTCCCTCCAAAATACACACCAGAAATCTTTGAACAG gtgggcAGGGCTGTTGCCGTGGCAGCTCTGGACATGGCGGAGTGTAACCCCTGGACTCGCCTTATCCTGTCGGAACACAGCTGTCTTTCCAATCTGCGAGCCTGGATGCTGAAGCACGTGAGAAACAGCAAAGGAATGAATTCCAATATGAAGAAGAACAGCACAAAGCCTCCTGCTAAAGGATTCTCCAT GGGTATGACCAGCTCTGCCTCGGAGACGGCACTGAATCGTTCTCGGAGCAATAGCAATGGGACCACAAGtggtagcagcagcagccagcagaCCTCTCCACAGCTCAAGAGTTCCCCCAGCTTCACCTTTGGCTGCAGCCAGGCCCTGCGAGCGTCGGGCCCTGTGGTCACGACTTCCTGCCCCCCTAGGGGTAGCCACCGGGCCCTGGGACCAGCACGAG AGTCAAAAGCTCAGGAGAAGAGGCGTCCACACCACCGCCCAATGTTGCGAAATGCATCCAGCAACCCCAGCAGCCACCAGCCTTCCCCTGCCTGCCCCCCTCTCTCACTTCCTTCCTTCTCACCTTCTTCCTCTGGGAGCACAGGATTCCAGAAAGCCACCTCTTGCCCCCAGTCCCATGCCAGCCTGGGCCCCTGCACCATCCCTGCATCCTTCAGCATGGCAGGTCTGTACTCTCTCCAGCCTCCAAGCTTCTCCAAGCTCCTCCCTTCTCTCCAAGCCATGCCCAAGACGAATCTCCTAAACAAGGCTTTCAGCAAGACGCTGAGCCCTCTGCTCCATCAGGGCCTGCCTCCCCTTGCTTTTCTCAATGACATGTCCAGCTCTTTGGGGACAGGGGGCAGCTCAGGTGGTCAGATAGGAAGTGCTACTAAAGAATGA
- the fez2a gene encoding fasciculation and elongation protein zeta-2 isoform X1, producing the protein MAAPLAQFDEDWQDFNEFQPFSEGQGRLDEVNSNNVGDAAGLLDDFSELDNSFSGDGSSFRSVEDLVKDFEEKLAVCFRSCGGARTENVAPVVPITEESMLKDDEIWNALTDNYGNVMPVDWKTSHTRSLHLPTLNLMEKGKPENANLDLSDDEELREQLDMHSIIVSCINDEPLFTAEQVIEEIEEMMQESPDPEELEVPSQSDLSLLSQEMHTLQRSCTSSSYEERLKHLSVAELNELLEEVEADIRQHSEELIQQLALRDELDFEKEVKNSFISVLIDVQNKQKEHRELLKKRKKLRSGGAQQGRPERTHAPGTRFSMESFSTAIQNGFRNTFGSSGGDKQYLTTVIPYEKKGGPPSVEDLQILTKILQAMREDSDKVPSLLTDYILKGNFFSQLLGILL; encoded by the exons ATGGCGGCGCCGTTGGCGCAGTTCGACGAGGACTGGCAGGACTTCAACGAGTTCCAGCCGTTCTCGGAGGGACAGGGCCGCCTGGACGAGGTGAACTCGAACAATGTCGGGGACGCGGCGGGCCTGCTGGACGATTTCTCCGAGCTCGACAACAGCTTCTCGGGCGACGGCAGCAGCTTCAGGTCCGTGGAGGACCTGGTGAAGGACTTCGAGGAGAAGCTCGCTGTTTGCTTCCGCAGCTGCGGCGGCGCCAGGACGGAGAACGTGGCCCCGGTGGTGCCGATCACAGAAGAGAGCATGTTGAAGGACGACGA GATCTGGAATGCTCTGACAGATAACTATGGCAACGTGATGCCGGTGGACTGGAAGACATCTCACACCCGGTCACTACACCTCCCCACCTTGAATCTAATGGAGAAAGGG AAGCCGGAGAACGCGAACTTGGACCTTTCGGATGATGAGGAGCTGAGGGAGCAGCTGGACATGCACTCGATCATCGTGTCCTGCATCAACGATGAGCCTCTCTTCACTGCCGAACAG GTGATTGAGGAGATTGAGGAGATGATGCAGGAGTCGCCAGACCCCGAGGAGTTGGAGGTCCCATCTCAGTCCGACCTCTCTCTCCTGTCCCAGGAGATGCACACGCTTCAGAGGTCCTGTACAAGTAGCAGCTATGAGGAGA GGTTGAAGCACCTGTCCGTGGCAGAGCTGAACGAGCTcttggaggaggtggaggcagACATCCGGCAGCACTCGGAGGAGCTGATCCAGCAATTGGCACTGAGAGATGAGCTGGACTTTGAGAAAGAGGTGAAGAACAGCTTCATCAGCGTTCTCATCGACGTGCAGAACAAGCAGAAGGAGCACCGTGAGCTcctgaagaagaggaagaagctCCGTAGCGGAGGAGCCCAGCAGGGCCGCCCAGAGAGAacacatgcaccaggaaca CGCTTCAGCATGGAGAGCTTCTCCACCGCCATTCAGAATGGCTTCCGCAACACGTTCGGCAGTTCTGGCGGGGACAAACAG TATCTAACTACCGTCATCCCCTACGAGAAGAAAGGAGGACCCCCATCGGTGGAAGACCTCCAGATTCTAACCAAGA TTCTGCAGGCCATGAGAGAGGACAGCGATAAGGTGCCAAGCCTTCTAACAGACTACATTCTCAAAGGTAATTTTTTCTCTCAGCTTTTGGGAATCCTCTTGTGA
- the fez2a gene encoding fasciculation and elongation protein zeta-2 isoform X2: MAAPLAQFDEDWQDFNEFQPFSEGQGRLDEVNSNNVGDAAGLLDDFSELDNSFSGDGSSFRSVEDLVKDFEEKLAVCFRSCGGARTENVAPVVPITEESMLKDDEIWNALTDNYGNVMPVDWKTSHTRSLHLPTLNLMEKGPENANLDLSDDEELREQLDMHSIIVSCINDEPLFTAEQVIEEIEEMMQESPDPEELEVPSQSDLSLLSQEMHTLQRSCTSSSYEERLKHLSVAELNELLEEVEADIRQHSEELIQQLALRDELDFEKEVKNSFISVLIDVQNKQKEHRELLKKRKKLRSGGAQQGRPERTHAPGTRFSMESFSTAIQNGFRNTFGSSGGDKQYLTTVIPYEKKGGPPSVEDLQILTKILQAMREDSDKVPSLLTDYILKGNFFSQLLGILL; this comes from the exons ATGGCGGCGCCGTTGGCGCAGTTCGACGAGGACTGGCAGGACTTCAACGAGTTCCAGCCGTTCTCGGAGGGACAGGGCCGCCTGGACGAGGTGAACTCGAACAATGTCGGGGACGCGGCGGGCCTGCTGGACGATTTCTCCGAGCTCGACAACAGCTTCTCGGGCGACGGCAGCAGCTTCAGGTCCGTGGAGGACCTGGTGAAGGACTTCGAGGAGAAGCTCGCTGTTTGCTTCCGCAGCTGCGGCGGCGCCAGGACGGAGAACGTGGCCCCGGTGGTGCCGATCACAGAAGAGAGCATGTTGAAGGACGACGA GATCTGGAATGCTCTGACAGATAACTATGGCAACGTGATGCCGGTGGACTGGAAGACATCTCACACCCGGTCACTACACCTCCCCACCTTGAATCTAATGGAGAAAGGG CCGGAGAACGCGAACTTGGACCTTTCGGATGATGAGGAGCTGAGGGAGCAGCTGGACATGCACTCGATCATCGTGTCCTGCATCAACGATGAGCCTCTCTTCACTGCCGAACAG GTGATTGAGGAGATTGAGGAGATGATGCAGGAGTCGCCAGACCCCGAGGAGTTGGAGGTCCCATCTCAGTCCGACCTCTCTCTCCTGTCCCAGGAGATGCACACGCTTCAGAGGTCCTGTACAAGTAGCAGCTATGAGGAGA GGTTGAAGCACCTGTCCGTGGCAGAGCTGAACGAGCTcttggaggaggtggaggcagACATCCGGCAGCACTCGGAGGAGCTGATCCAGCAATTGGCACTGAGAGATGAGCTGGACTTTGAGAAAGAGGTGAAGAACAGCTTCATCAGCGTTCTCATCGACGTGCAGAACAAGCAGAAGGAGCACCGTGAGCTcctgaagaagaggaagaagctCCGTAGCGGAGGAGCCCAGCAGGGCCGCCCAGAGAGAacacatgcaccaggaaca CGCTTCAGCATGGAGAGCTTCTCCACCGCCATTCAGAATGGCTTCCGCAACACGTTCGGCAGTTCTGGCGGGGACAAACAG TATCTAACTACCGTCATCCCCTACGAGAAGAAAGGAGGACCCCCATCGGTGGAAGACCTCCAGATTCTAACCAAGA TTCTGCAGGCCATGAGAGAGGACAGCGATAAGGTGCCAAGCCTTCTAACAGACTACATTCTCAAAGGTAATTTTTTCTCTCAGCTTTTGGGAATCCTCTTGTGA
- the LOC108929343 gene encoding cytosolic carboxypeptidase-like protein 5 — protein MESSRCELQPRPSRIPVRRAGSFTGHGLTRALSAEEPMSARGWKLTKPHIKKHLSLTGKETSTMNITSRTMLKKADQGSLSTAESSHEGTVTSKQESPAAVSRSEPDSAFRKVPLCTEA, from the exons ATGGAATCCTCAAG GTGTGAGCTGCAGCCGAGACCCAGCCGTATCCCGGTGCGCCGCGCGGGGTCCTTTACGGGCCACGGCCTCACCCGCGCTCTTAGTGCTGAGGAGCCCATGTCTGCGAGGGGGTGGAAGCTTACGAAGCCACACATCAAAAAacatctgtcactcacag GAAAGGAGACGTCCACAATGAATATCACCTCAAGGACCATGCTGAAGAAGGCGGACCAAGGTTCCCTCTCCACCGCCGAGTCAAGCCACGAAGGCACAGTAACATCAAAGCAG GAGTCTCCCGCTGCAGTTAGTCGATCTGAGCCAGATTCTGCCTTCAGGAAAGTTCCTCTCTGCACTGAGGCTTGA
- the ost4 gene encoding dolichyl-diphosphooligosaccharide--protein glycosyltransferase subunit 4, which produces MVTDVQLAVFANMLGVSLFLLVVLYHYVAVNNPKKLE; this is translated from the coding sequence ATGGTGACAGACGTACAGCTCGCTGTGTTTGCCAATATGCTTGGCGTGTCGCTCTTCTTGCTGGTCGTCCTTTACCATTACGTGGCTGTTAACAACCCGAAGAAACTGGAATGA
- the selenoi gene encoding ethanolaminephosphotransferase 1 yields the protein MLLYEYVTQEQLSGFDKYKYSAVDTNPLSVYVMHPFWNTVVKILPTWLAPNLITFTGFMFLVLNFVMLALFDFDFYASVQGKTHVPGWVWVAAGVFNFTAYTLDGVDGKQARRTNSSTPLGELFDHGLDSWACIFFVVTVYSIFGRGETGVDVSTLYYILWSVLFSFILSHWEKYNTGVLFLPWGYDISQVTISVVYIITAVVGVEAWYKPILWNFHYRDLFTVMILGCAFTVTLPMSLYNVLKAYRRGSLKHGSLYEAFLPFLSPVLLFILSSLWVHLSPSDILQKQPRIFYLMVGTAFANVTCKLIVCQMSNTRCQPFSWLLLPMALLVLLVNSGLVQHSETAVLYTWTAVVLLAHVHYGVSVVQQLSAHFSIFAFSLKRPSSDULEEEKVGLQAAEV from the exons ATGCTCCTTTATGAATATGTCACCCAAGAGCAGCTGTCTGGTTTTGATAAGTACAAG TACAGTGCCGTTGACACCAATCCGCTGTCCGTATATGTCATGCACCCGTTTTGGAACACTGTTGTGAAG ATTTTACCCACATGGCTCGCTCCCAATCTCATCACGTTCACTGGCTTCATGTTCCTCGTCCTGAACTTTGTAATGTTGGCTCTCTTCGATTTCGACTTCTATGCCTCAG tacAAGGTAAAACACACGTGCCAGGCTGGGTGTGGGTTGCAGCTGGCGTCTTCAACTTCACGGCGTATACACTGG ACGGTGTTGACGGGAAACAGGCTCGCCGCACCAACTCCAGCACGCCACTAGGGGAGCTGTTtgaccatggcctggacagCTGGGCCTGCATTTTCTTTGTTGTCACCGTGTACTCCATCTTCGGCCGCGGAGAGACCGGCGTCGATGTGTCCACGCTCTACTACATCCTGTGGTCCGTGCtcttctccttcatcctctCCCACTGGGAGAAGTACAACACCGGTGTGCTTTTCCTGCCGTGGGGCTACGACATCAGCCAAGTG ACCATCTCTGTTGTTTACATTATAACGGCTGTCGTGGGTGTGGAAGCGTGGTATAAACCCATACTGTGGAACTTCCATTACAGGGACCTGTTCACTGTGATGATTCTGG gctGTGCGTTCACAGTGACCCTTCCCATGAGTCTCTACAATGTCTTGAA GGCGTACCGCAGAGGCTCCCTGAAACACGGCTCCCTGTACGAGGCCTTCCTGCCCTTCCTGTCCCCAGTGCTGCTCTTCATCCTTTCCTCGCTGTGGGTTCACCTCTCCCCCAGTGATATTCTGCAGAAGCAGCCGCGCATCTTCTACCTCATGGTGGGCACAGCCTTTGCCAATGTCACT TGCAAGCTGATCGTGTGCCAGATGAGCAACACACGCTGTCAACCCTTCAGCTGGCTGCTTCTGCCCATGgctctgctggtgctgctggtgaaCTCAGGTCTGGTGCAGCACAGTGAGACAGCGGTGCTCTACACCTGGACCGCAGTGGTGCTGCTGGCTCATGTCCACTACGGGGTCTCTGTG GTGCAGCAATTGAGCGCTCACTTCAGCATCTTTGCCTTCTCACTGAAGAGGCCCAGTTCAGACTGACTAGAGGAGGAGAAAGTCGGTCTGCAGGCGGCGGAGGTGTAG
- the fez2a gene encoding fasciculation and elongation protein zeta-2 isoform X4 has protein sequence MAAPLAQFDEDWQDFNEFQPFSEGQGRLDEVNSNNVGDAAGLLDDFSELDNSFSGDGSSFRSVEDLVKDFEEKLAVCFRSCGGARTENVAPVVPITEESMLKDDEIWNALTDNYGNVMPVDWKTSHTRSLHLPTLNLMEKGKPENANLDLSDDEELREQLDMHSIIVSCINDEPLFTAEQVIEEIEEMMQESPDPEELEVPSQSDLSLLSQEMHTLQRSCTSSSYEERLKHLSVAELNELLEEVEADIRQHSEELIQQLALRDELDFEKEVKNSFISVLIDVQNKQKEHRELLKKRKKLRSGGAQQGRPERTHAPGTYLTTVIPYEKKGGPPSVEDLQILTKILQAMREDSDKVPSLLTDYILKGNFFSQLLGILL, from the exons ATGGCGGCGCCGTTGGCGCAGTTCGACGAGGACTGGCAGGACTTCAACGAGTTCCAGCCGTTCTCGGAGGGACAGGGCCGCCTGGACGAGGTGAACTCGAACAATGTCGGGGACGCGGCGGGCCTGCTGGACGATTTCTCCGAGCTCGACAACAGCTTCTCGGGCGACGGCAGCAGCTTCAGGTCCGTGGAGGACCTGGTGAAGGACTTCGAGGAGAAGCTCGCTGTTTGCTTCCGCAGCTGCGGCGGCGCCAGGACGGAGAACGTGGCCCCGGTGGTGCCGATCACAGAAGAGAGCATGTTGAAGGACGACGA GATCTGGAATGCTCTGACAGATAACTATGGCAACGTGATGCCGGTGGACTGGAAGACATCTCACACCCGGTCACTACACCTCCCCACCTTGAATCTAATGGAGAAAGGG AAGCCGGAGAACGCGAACTTGGACCTTTCGGATGATGAGGAGCTGAGGGAGCAGCTGGACATGCACTCGATCATCGTGTCCTGCATCAACGATGAGCCTCTCTTCACTGCCGAACAG GTGATTGAGGAGATTGAGGAGATGATGCAGGAGTCGCCAGACCCCGAGGAGTTGGAGGTCCCATCTCAGTCCGACCTCTCTCTCCTGTCCCAGGAGATGCACACGCTTCAGAGGTCCTGTACAAGTAGCAGCTATGAGGAGA GGTTGAAGCACCTGTCCGTGGCAGAGCTGAACGAGCTcttggaggaggtggaggcagACATCCGGCAGCACTCGGAGGAGCTGATCCAGCAATTGGCACTGAGAGATGAGCTGGACTTTGAGAAAGAGGTGAAGAACAGCTTCATCAGCGTTCTCATCGACGTGCAGAACAAGCAGAAGGAGCACCGTGAGCTcctgaagaagaggaagaagctCCGTAGCGGAGGAGCCCAGCAGGGCCGCCCAGAGAGAacacatgcaccaggaaca TATCTAACTACCGTCATCCCCTACGAGAAGAAAGGAGGACCCCCATCGGTGGAAGACCTCCAGATTCTAACCAAGA TTCTGCAGGCCATGAGAGAGGACAGCGATAAGGTGCCAAGCCTTCTAACAGACTACATTCTCAAAGGTAATTTTTTCTCTCAGCTTTTGGGAATCCTCTTGTGA